Proteins encoded in a region of the Anopheles ziemanni chromosome 2, idAnoZiCoDA_A2_x.2, whole genome shotgun sequence genome:
- the LOC131282976 gene encoding S-phase kinase-associated protein 1-like, translating into MPTIKLQSSDGEVFDTDVQIAKCSGTIKTMLEDLGMDEGDDEVVPLPNVNSAILRKVLQWATFHKDDPIPVEDDDSKEKRTDDISSWDADFLKVDQGTLFELILAANYLDIKGLLDVTCKTVANMIKGKTPEEIRKTFNIKNDFTPAEEEQVRKENEWCEEK; encoded by the coding sequence ATGCCCACGATTAAGCTGCAGTCGTCCGATGGCGAAGTTTTCGACACCGATGTACAGATCGCCAAGTGTTCCGGAACGATCAAAACTATGCTGGAAGATCTGGGCATGGACGAGGGTGACGATGAGGTCGTTCCCCTGCCGAATGTGAATTCGGCCATCTTGCGGAAGGTACTGCAGTGGGCTACCTTTCACAAAGACGACCCGATCCCGGTCGAGGACGACGATAGCAAGGAAAAGCGCACGGATGACATCAGCTCGTGGGACGCCGACTTCCTGAAAGTTGATCAAGGTACACTGTTCGAGCTGATTCTGGCTGCCAACTACTTGGACATTAAGGGCTTGCTTGATGTGACCTGCAAAACCGTCGCCAACATGATCAAGGGTAAAACCCCGGAAGAGATCCGCAAGACGTTCAATATCAAGAACGACTTCACGCCCGCGGAGGAGGAGCAGGTCCGCAAGGAAAACGAG
- the LOC131282468 gene encoding sodium/hydrogen exchanger 6 isoform X1, with the protein MSKWRVKLQNRPRYRFLPVVVLLLLAQWCLLDAVVTGESTDIELDAKANKIHQIDSLNLLLYTCLLTLTVLTIWLFKHRRVSWLHETGLAVIYGLIVGAIIRYAGTTTPIIHVSVEAEPDAKFNQSLPPDTLWLKFPGNLPHGSDQPVKANKTYTYSFRGELGNVEENEIDLKATFDPEVFFNIILPPIIFHAGYSLKRKYFFRNLGAILMFAIIGTTLSAFLIGALMYGFVQLMPKLKSSFTFLDTLYFGALISPTDPLTILAIFSDKHVDVNLYALVFGESVLNDAVAIVLSGAIQNYGEHYSSNGEFEGHAFLRSLGDFFSVFAFSLLIGASMGSVTAMMTKFTRIRDFPLLESALFVLMSYSTFLIAEASELTGVVAVLFCGICQAHYTYNNLSDDSRTRTKQIFELLNFLAENFIFSYIGVSMFTFPKHHFDPLFIFTGFMCAAIGRAVNIYPLSALLNIARKPKISWNFQHMLFFAGLRGAMSFALAIRNTVSDARQAMLTTTSLIVITTVIIQGGASNFLLNWLHIPVGVDDETEALPYQGVRSVYNSMENTAGSIDVGLNLSQLQVNRRSSLDLDNPDSEGATTPGGTRRGHEKAVLARLWGNFDSRYMKPLLTHSRPTLLETLPVCLSPLARLLTTTEQLTQDGPTRRPDSDSDLCIDDDDRISRGGPTEGASVRRNSINRLEIMDDSNVHATFHASTANIANRIIQQGRRASGKIFHF; encoded by the exons ATGAGCAAGTGGCGGGTAAAGTTGCAGAATCGGCCGCGATATCGGTTCCTTCCCGtggtggtgctgttgctgctagCCCAATGGTGCCTCCTGGATGCAGTCGTGACAGGCGAATCGACCGACATCGAGCTCGATGCTAAAGCGAACAAGATTCATCAAATAGATTCCCTGAATCTATTACTTTACACCTGCCTGCTAACGCTGACGGTGCTAACAATCTGGTTGTTCAAACATCGTCGAGTTTCCTGGCTGCACGAAACGGGCCTGGCCGTTATTTATG GTCTTATTGTTGGTGCCATCATACGGTATGCCGGAACTACTACTCCAATCATACATGTGTCTGTCGAGGCGGAACCGGATGCTAAGTTCAATCAGAGCCTTCCACCGGACACACTATGGTTGAAGTTCCCGGGAAACCTGCCCCATGGCTCCGACCAGCCGGTGAAGGCGAACAAAACCTACACGTACAGTTTCCGCGGCGAACTGGGCAATGTGGAGGAGAACGAAATCGACCTGAAGGCGACTTTCGATCCGGAAGTATTTTTCAACATTATTCTCCCACCGATAATCTTCCACGCCGGGTACAGTTTGAAAAGG AAATACTTCTTTCGAAATCTTGGCGCTATCTTGATGTTTGCCATCATTGGTACAACGCTGTCGGCCTTCTTGATCGGAGCACTGATGTACGGGTTCGTGCAGCTGATGCCAAAACTGAAATCGAGCTTCACCTTTCTGGACACGCTGTACTTTGGGGCACTTATTTCTCCCACGGATCCGCTAACGATTCTGGCTATCTTTAGCGACAAGCACGTGGACGTTAATTTATACGCTTTGGTGTTCGGTGAGAGTGTTCTGAACGACGCAGTTGCCATCGTTCTTAGCGG CGCAATTCAAAACTACGGTGAACACTACTCAAGCAACGGGGAGTTCGAAGGGCATGCGTTTTTGCGTTCGCTGGGAGACTTTTTCAGCGTATTTGCCTTCTCCCTGCTGATCGGTGCATCGATGGGTTCTGTGACGGCAATGATGACCAAATTCACTCGGATACGAGACTTCCCGCTGCTCGAGTCGGCCCTTTTCGTGCTGATGTCGTACAGTACGTTTTTGATAGCGGAAGCATCGGAATTAACGG GAGTGGTCGCGGTACTGTTTTGCGGTATTTGTCAGGCTCATTACACGTACAACAATCTGTCGGACGATTCGCGGACACGAACGAAGCAAATTTTCGAACTACTCAACTTCCTTGCGGAGAACTTTATCTTTTCGTACATCGGCGTGTCCATGTTTACGTTCCCGAAGCATCACTTCGATCCGCTGTTCATTTTTACCGGATTT aTGTGTGCGGCCATCGGACGTGCGGTGAATATTTATCCTCTTTCGGCACTGCTGAACATTGCTAGAAAACCAAAGATATCGTGGAACTTCCAGCATATGCTGTTCTTCGCTG GTCTGAGAGGCGCTATGTCGTTCGCTCTTGCCATTAGAAACACCGTGTCCGATGCGCGACAAGCCATGTTAACGACCACATCGTTAATCGTCATTACTACGGTCATCATTCAGGGTGGTGCATCCAATTTTCTACTCAACTGGCTGCACATTCC CGTTGGAGTTGACGACGAAACAGAAGCCCTGCCCTACCAAGGCGTACGTAGC GTGTACAACTCGATGGAGAACACAGCCGGG TCGATCGACGTCGGTTTAAATCTAAGTCAACTGCAAGTGAATAGGCGAAGCTCTTTG GACTTGGATAATCCAGACAGTGAAGGTGCGACTACACCCGGAGGAACCCGCAGAGGCCACGAAAAGGCCGTTCTAGCAAGATTGTGGGGCAATTTTGATTCGAG ATACATGAAACCACTGCTAACGCACTCGCGGCCAACCTTACTCGAGACGCTGCCGGTTTGTTTGAGTCCCTTGGCCCGGCTGCTAACGACCACCGAGCAATTAACTCAG GATGGCCCGACAAGACGGCCCGATTCGGACTCTGATCTGTGCATCGATGATGACGATCGGATTTCACGTGGCGGACCCACCGAGGGCGCCAGCGTACGGAGAAACTCCATCAATCGC TTAGAAATTATGGACGATAGCAACGTCCACGCTACGTTTCACGCGTCTACCGCAAACATCGCCAACCGGATCATACAGCAGGGACGGAGAGCAAGTGGTAAAATATTCCACTTTTAA
- the LOC131282468 gene encoding sodium/hydrogen exchanger 6 isoform X2 gives MSKWRVKLQNRPRYRFLPVVVLLLLAQWCLLDAVVTGESTDIELDAKANKIHQIDSLNLLLYTCLLTLTVLTIWLFKHRRVSWLHETGLAVIYGLIVGAIIRYAGTTTPIIHVSVEAEPDAKFNQSLPPDTLWLKFPGNLPHGSDQPVKANKTYTYSFRGELGNVEENEIDLKATFDPEVFFNIILPPIIFHAGYSLKRKYFFRNLGAILMFAIIGTTLSAFLIGALMYGFVQLMPKLKSSFTFLDTLYFGALISPTDPLTILAIFSDKHVDVNLYALVFGESVLNDAVAIVLSGAIQNYGEHYSSNGEFEGHAFLRSLGDFFSVFAFSLLIGASMGSVTAMMTKFTRIRDFPLLESALFVLMSYSTFLIAEASELTGVVAVLFCGICQAHYTYNNLSDDSRTRTKQIFELLNFLAENFIFSYIGVSMFTFPKHHFDPLFIFTGFMCAAIGRAVNIYPLSALLNIARKPKISWNFQHMLFFAGLRGAMSFALAIRNTVSDARQAMLTTTSLIVITTVIIQGGASNFLLNWLHIPVGVDDETEALPYQGVRSVSATTPGGTRRGHEKAVLARLWGNFDSRYMKPLLTHSRPTLLETLPVCLSPLARLLTTTEQLTQDGPTRRPDSDSDLCIDDDDRISRGGPTEGASVRRNSINRVSIRLVSDDRNTIFASYKNRD, from the exons ATGAGCAAGTGGCGGGTAAAGTTGCAGAATCGGCCGCGATATCGGTTCCTTCCCGtggtggtgctgttgctgctagCCCAATGGTGCCTCCTGGATGCAGTCGTGACAGGCGAATCGACCGACATCGAGCTCGATGCTAAAGCGAACAAGATTCATCAAATAGATTCCCTGAATCTATTACTTTACACCTGCCTGCTAACGCTGACGGTGCTAACAATCTGGTTGTTCAAACATCGTCGAGTTTCCTGGCTGCACGAAACGGGCCTGGCCGTTATTTATG GTCTTATTGTTGGTGCCATCATACGGTATGCCGGAACTACTACTCCAATCATACATGTGTCTGTCGAGGCGGAACCGGATGCTAAGTTCAATCAGAGCCTTCCACCGGACACACTATGGTTGAAGTTCCCGGGAAACCTGCCCCATGGCTCCGACCAGCCGGTGAAGGCGAACAAAACCTACACGTACAGTTTCCGCGGCGAACTGGGCAATGTGGAGGAGAACGAAATCGACCTGAAGGCGACTTTCGATCCGGAAGTATTTTTCAACATTATTCTCCCACCGATAATCTTCCACGCCGGGTACAGTTTGAAAAGG AAATACTTCTTTCGAAATCTTGGCGCTATCTTGATGTTTGCCATCATTGGTACAACGCTGTCGGCCTTCTTGATCGGAGCACTGATGTACGGGTTCGTGCAGCTGATGCCAAAACTGAAATCGAGCTTCACCTTTCTGGACACGCTGTACTTTGGGGCACTTATTTCTCCCACGGATCCGCTAACGATTCTGGCTATCTTTAGCGACAAGCACGTGGACGTTAATTTATACGCTTTGGTGTTCGGTGAGAGTGTTCTGAACGACGCAGTTGCCATCGTTCTTAGCGG CGCAATTCAAAACTACGGTGAACACTACTCAAGCAACGGGGAGTTCGAAGGGCATGCGTTTTTGCGTTCGCTGGGAGACTTTTTCAGCGTATTTGCCTTCTCCCTGCTGATCGGTGCATCGATGGGTTCTGTGACGGCAATGATGACCAAATTCACTCGGATACGAGACTTCCCGCTGCTCGAGTCGGCCCTTTTCGTGCTGATGTCGTACAGTACGTTTTTGATAGCGGAAGCATCGGAATTAACGG GAGTGGTCGCGGTACTGTTTTGCGGTATTTGTCAGGCTCATTACACGTACAACAATCTGTCGGACGATTCGCGGACACGAACGAAGCAAATTTTCGAACTACTCAACTTCCTTGCGGAGAACTTTATCTTTTCGTACATCGGCGTGTCCATGTTTACGTTCCCGAAGCATCACTTCGATCCGCTGTTCATTTTTACCGGATTT aTGTGTGCGGCCATCGGACGTGCGGTGAATATTTATCCTCTTTCGGCACTGCTGAACATTGCTAGAAAACCAAAGATATCGTGGAACTTCCAGCATATGCTGTTCTTCGCTG GTCTGAGAGGCGCTATGTCGTTCGCTCTTGCCATTAGAAACACCGTGTCCGATGCGCGACAAGCCATGTTAACGACCACATCGTTAATCGTCATTACTACGGTCATCATTCAGGGTGGTGCATCCAATTTTCTACTCAACTGGCTGCACATTCC CGTTGGAGTTGACGACGAAACAGAAGCCCTGCCCTACCAAGGCGTACGTAGCGTAA GTGCGACTACACCCGGAGGAACCCGCAGAGGCCACGAAAAGGCCGTTCTAGCAAGATTGTGGGGCAATTTTGATTCGAG ATACATGAAACCACTGCTAACGCACTCGCGGCCAACCTTACTCGAGACGCTGCCGGTTTGTTTGAGTCCCTTGGCCCGGCTGCTAACGACCACCGAGCAATTAACTCAG GATGGCCCGACAAGACGGCCCGATTCGGACTCTGATCTGTGCATCGATGATGACGATCGGATTTCACGTGGCGGACCCACCGAGGGCGCCAGCGTACGGAGAAACTCCATCAATCGCGTAAGTATCCGTCTTGTTTCGGATGATCGTAATACGATATTTGCAAGCTATAAGAATCGCGACTAA